One region of Kytococcus sedentarius DSM 20547 genomic DNA includes:
- a CDS encoding helicase-associated domain-containing protein, with product MTPPSTPGGGFRSLAADLRGRSVDELADLLLARPDLARHSVEDLSALAAAATTTTSTTRALDSLDRPTLQVLEAALVLAPTGADEVARAVDAPLREVTSRLDRLWTAALLWRSPEGLRPVRILSELLPSPAGLAPASEAGAPGAAPAATGPSLKDQLATVSDAGSALLRALTWGPGVGTVTASAPAATQEARRELVAAGLLVDRSATTVQLPREVALALRQGRTHRSLDVEPPAPETGAARRDAPLVDAAAAETSGLLSLTDELLLTLEVHPPAVLANGGLGVREVTAVERRLGIDAPAAHLLLTVAHAAGLMEVGAWPGASDGHRWGPTPAADRWQQLPDPERAAQLLDAWWSTPLDPDATGTTAPPGRRAGARTGPAPDAGSGRSKRVNALSEAASSPTARHRRQELLGELAALGEESGTVEELLARWAWRHPLRRPPAPEAVAGVLEQARLLGLAATPITQRDRWVASPWLVALAERPEELAATLAEHLPEATSSMLVQADLTAVVPGRPTPELTRLLHTTTDVESRGGATTHRFSERSLRRALDAGHPASEVRERVAAASATGLPQPVEFLLREVAAGHGRVHVGDARAVLVVDDPALATRMVHDPQLSPLGLEQAAPTVVTSRLPAAQARAFLRDHGYGPSVGEGAAGVPARVTPRTAPPVASRPLTRELALDRARSLTEATAPEEGDGPGRAAAPTAPRMQSRDPMVVLALLREAAQDGAPVWIWHTDDLGAVRTTLVTPTSVDGGRLYAVKDAEKLTRTWSIHRIVGAAAGV from the coding sequence ATGACCCCTCCCTCGACACCCGGTGGCGGCTTCCGCTCCCTGGCCGCAGACCTGCGAGGCCGGAGTGTCGACGAACTGGCCGACCTCCTGCTCGCCCGGCCCGACCTCGCACGCCACTCCGTGGAGGACCTCTCCGCCCTGGCGGCGGCGGCCACCACGACCACGTCCACCACCCGCGCCCTGGACTCCCTGGACCGCCCCACGCTGCAGGTGCTCGAGGCCGCCCTGGTGCTGGCCCCCACCGGCGCCGACGAGGTGGCCCGCGCCGTCGACGCCCCGCTGCGCGAGGTGACCTCCCGACTCGACCGGCTGTGGACGGCCGCCCTGCTGTGGCGCAGCCCGGAGGGCCTGCGCCCCGTGCGGATCCTCTCCGAGCTCCTGCCCTCCCCCGCCGGCCTCGCGCCGGCCAGCGAGGCGGGGGCCCCCGGGGCCGCCCCCGCCGCGACCGGCCCGTCGCTGAAGGACCAGCTCGCCACCGTGTCCGATGCGGGCAGCGCCCTCCTGCGAGCCCTCACCTGGGGGCCCGGCGTGGGCACCGTGACGGCCAGCGCGCCGGCCGCCACCCAGGAGGCCCGGCGGGAGCTGGTGGCCGCCGGGCTGCTGGTGGACCGGTCGGCCACCACGGTCCAGCTGCCGCGCGAGGTGGCGCTCGCCCTGCGCCAGGGCCGCACGCACCGCTCCCTCGACGTGGAACCACCCGCCCCCGAGACCGGCGCGGCCCGCCGGGACGCGCCGTTGGTGGACGCCGCCGCGGCCGAGACCTCGGGGCTGCTTTCCCTCACCGACGAGCTGCTGCTGACCCTGGAGGTCCACCCGCCGGCCGTGCTGGCCAACGGCGGCCTCGGCGTCCGGGAGGTGACGGCCGTCGAGCGGCGCCTGGGCATCGACGCCCCCGCCGCGCACCTGCTGCTGACGGTGGCGCACGCCGCCGGGCTCATGGAGGTCGGGGCTTGGCCGGGGGCAAGCGACGGGCACCGTTGGGGCCCCACGCCGGCCGCCGACCGCTGGCAGCAGCTCCCTGACCCCGAACGCGCCGCGCAGTTGTTGGACGCCTGGTGGTCCACGCCGCTCGACCCCGACGCCACCGGCACCACCGCGCCCCCCGGCCGGCGCGCCGGCGCGCGCACGGGCCCGGCTCCGGACGCCGGTTCCGGCCGGTCGAAGCGCGTCAACGCCCTGTCGGAGGCCGCGTCCTCCCCCACTGCCCGGCACCGCCGGCAGGAGCTGCTGGGCGAGCTCGCCGCCCTGGGCGAGGAGTCCGGCACCGTCGAGGAGCTCCTCGCCCGCTGGGCCTGGCGCCACCCGCTGCGCCGTCCGCCCGCACCGGAGGCCGTGGCCGGGGTCCTGGAGCAGGCGCGCCTGCTGGGCCTGGCCGCCACCCCCATCACGCAGCGCGACCGCTGGGTGGCCAGCCCCTGGCTCGTGGCCCTGGCCGAGCGGCCCGAGGAGCTCGCCGCCACGCTCGCCGAGCACCTGCCCGAGGCCACCTCCTCGATGCTGGTGCAGGCCGACCTGACCGCGGTGGTCCCCGGGCGGCCCACCCCCGAGCTCACGCGCCTGCTGCACACCACCACCGACGTGGAGTCCCGCGGCGGGGCGACCACCCACCGCTTCAGCGAGCGGAGCCTGCGCCGCGCCCTGGACGCCGGGCACCCCGCATCGGAGGTCCGCGAGCGCGTCGCGGCCGCCTCGGCGACGGGCCTGCCGCAACCGGTTGAGTTCCTGCTCCGCGAGGTCGCGGCGGGCCACGGCCGGGTGCACGTCGGCGACGCCCGGGCGGTGCTGGTGGTCGACGACCCCGCCCTGGCCACGCGCATGGTCCACGACCCGCAGCTGTCCCCCCTCGGGCTGGAGCAGGCGGCCCCGACGGTGGTCACCTCGCGCCTGCCCGCCGCCCAGGCGCGCGCCTTCCTGCGCGACCACGGTTACGGCCCCTCGGTCGGCGAGGGTGCGGCGGGCGTCCCGGCACGGGTCACCCCGCGCACCGCGCCGCCGGTCGCCTCCCGGCCCCTCACCCGCGAGCTCGCCCTCGACCGGGCGCGGTCCCTCACCGAGGCCACGGCCCCGGAGGAGGGCGACGGCCCCGGGCGAGCAGCCGCCCCCACCGCGCCACGGATGCAGAGCCGCGACCCGATGGTGGTGCTCGCCCTGTTGCGCGAGGCCGCCCAGGATGGGGCGCCGGTGTGGATCTGGCACACCGACGACCTCGGCGCGGTGCGGACCACCCTGGTCACGCCCACCTCCGTGGACGGTGGCCGGCTGTATGCGGTGAAGGACGCCGAGAAGCTCACGCGGACCTGGAGCATCCACCGCATCGTGGGGGCCGCGGCGGGGGTGTGA
- a CDS encoding ABC transporter transmembrane domain-containing protein produces the protein MLTRNTLLAGEEQTAHEAAAELPPVWKGVRRLYLGGLVASGVAQAAAAAGIAWFTPQLFDAATPAARWTLTIGLLSAAVTVGALRWAEWVLAEVLGQHYVLELRRLLVATALRPGRHSNLGVLVARTTNDLSAIRSWVAMGIAPLVSGIPLLVGVVVALFLMAWEIAAAVAIALLVMAVLLYALSGPVLRRSRELRRHRGRMASYIADTVQAAPAIRAAGGEHRELKNVDEHSNTVRSLAVRRARLAGVMRGGAASVAVIAIILAGVTSVWTDLTPARLTTALLLVGLVSTPVQDMGRVGEYRQGYLAASLVLAKALRRGTPSADAASTPSGADAPSAEDDAGSTRSGPPARRRSRPTRGLLHINGLQDGGDTLPELLATPGSRIHLRSANPERAARVVAALVGDAQPEDGWVELDGWDLPAVNSKRRRRLLGYVAADVPVEHGRIARAVRYRRPDLDKPVGPVLAAVGLDEVVAALPKGERTTLRRGGEPLTREQRVLLHLARGLYGKPKLLVLDDVHDRLSDASRARVRSALADYPGIVLATGDDPLPDWHVWDLDSSTPLWLVQRGATRQSDSTTEAESVR, from the coding sequence ATGCTGACCCGCAACACCCTCCTCGCCGGGGAGGAGCAGACGGCCCACGAGGCGGCCGCCGAGCTCCCCCCGGTGTGGAAGGGCGTCCGCCGCCTGTACCTCGGCGGCCTGGTGGCCTCCGGCGTCGCCCAGGCAGCGGCTGCTGCGGGCATCGCCTGGTTCACCCCCCAGCTGTTCGATGCGGCGACCCCCGCCGCCCGCTGGACCCTCACCATCGGCCTGCTCAGCGCGGCCGTCACGGTGGGCGCCCTGCGCTGGGCGGAGTGGGTGCTCGCCGAGGTGCTCGGCCAGCACTACGTCCTGGAGCTGCGCCGCCTGCTGGTGGCCACGGCCCTGCGCCCCGGCCGCCACTCCAACCTCGGTGTACTGGTGGCCCGCACCACCAACGACCTCTCGGCCATCCGCAGCTGGGTGGCCATGGGCATCGCCCCCCTCGTCAGCGGCATCCCGCTCCTGGTGGGCGTCGTGGTCGCCCTGTTCCTCATGGCCTGGGAGATCGCCGCCGCGGTCGCCATCGCCCTGCTGGTGATGGCCGTGCTGCTGTACGCCCTCTCGGGCCCGGTCCTCCGCCGCAGCCGCGAGCTGCGCCGCCACCGTGGCCGCATGGCCTCCTACATCGCCGACACAGTGCAGGCCGCCCCGGCCATCCGCGCCGCCGGCGGTGAGCACCGCGAGCTCAAGAACGTCGACGAGCACAGCAACACCGTCCGCAGCCTGGCCGTGCGCCGCGCCCGCCTCGCCGGCGTGATGCGGGGTGGCGCCGCCTCGGTGGCCGTGATCGCCATCATCCTCGCGGGGGTCACCTCGGTCTGGACCGACCTGACCCCCGCGCGCCTCACCACCGCCCTGCTGCTGGTGGGCCTCGTCTCCACACCGGTGCAGGACATGGGCCGGGTGGGTGAGTACCGCCAGGGCTACCTGGCCGCGAGCCTCGTCCTGGCCAAGGCCCTGCGCCGCGGCACCCCCTCCGCCGATGCGGCCAGCACCCCCTCCGGCGCCGACGCACCGTCCGCCGAGGACGACGCGGGCAGCACCCGGTCTGGTCCTCCGGCCCGCCGGCGCTCCCGCCCCACCCGTGGCCTGCTGCACATCAACGGGCTGCAGGACGGCGGGGACACCCTGCCCGAGCTGCTTGCCACCCCCGGCTCCCGCATCCACCTGCGCAGCGCGAACCCCGAGCGGGCCGCCCGCGTGGTGGCGGCCCTGGTGGGCGACGCGCAGCCCGAGGACGGCTGGGTGGAGCTCGACGGCTGGGACCTCCCGGCGGTCAACTCCAAGCGCCGCCGGCGACTGCTGGGCTACGTCGCCGCCGACGTGCCGGTGGAGCACGGCCGCATCGCCCGCGCCGTCCGCTACCGCCGCCCCGACCTGGACAAGCCGGTGGGCCCGGTGCTCGCCGCCGTCGGCCTCGACGAGGTGGTCGCCGCCCTGCCCAAGGGTGAGCGCACCACCCTGCGCCGCGGTGGTGAGCCCCTGACCCGGGAGCAGCGCGTGCTGCTCCACCTGGCCCGCGGCCTCTACGGCAAGCCCAAGCTCCTCGTGCTCGATGACGTGCACGACCGTCTGTCCGACGCCTCCCGGGCGCGCGTCCGGTCCGCCCTCGCCGACTACCCCGGCATCGTGCTGGCCACCGGCGACGACCCGCTCCCGGACTGGCACGTCTGGGACCTGGACTCCTCCACCCCGCTCTGGCTGGTCCAGCGCGGCGCCACCCGACAGTCCGACTCCACCACTGAAGCCGAGAGTGTGCGATGA
- a CDS encoding DUF222 domain-containing protein: protein MKSPFDAGVLSKEHVAVIQGALATVPDWVTPEQLHTLEVDLVERARRLRPASLRKVARRAIEILDVPAEVVDAHENDLIATEEHQAYAAASFTVHHTGHGVSHGKFTVPTLQAKLLEKVLSSMTSPTRTKNRTKTHTKASTGNTGATAGATGAATAPGATSGAPGAASAAGAVAGVGSGEVARDWATAKGQALADLIDHLPTGGLGSKTAYTVIVSTDLETLRGQTDRAGLTDTGQKLSAGQVRRIAAGAGIIPTVMGGQSLPLDLGTQRRFFTESQRMALAHLYDECAVADCDRPFSWCQMHHVNPWKAPRGAPPGWAQPTTPPTTPDQHDPTDQHDPTDRRDTSPDARGRTDLSNAAPVCGSHNRLIEQPTTGHTTTREPNGRITIHIHP, encoded by the coding sequence GTGAAGAGCCCGTTTGATGCTGGGGTGTTGTCCAAGGAGCACGTGGCGGTGATCCAGGGCGCGTTGGCCACGGTCCCTGACTGGGTGACCCCCGAGCAGCTCCACACCCTCGAGGTCGACCTGGTCGAGCGGGCCCGCCGGTTGCGTCCGGCCTCCCTGCGGAAGGTCGCCCGCCGGGCGATCGAGATCTTGGACGTCCCGGCCGAGGTCGTCGATGCCCACGAGAACGACCTGATCGCCACCGAAGAGCACCAGGCATACGCTGCGGCGTCCTTCACGGTCCACCACACCGGCCACGGTGTCTCCCACGGCAAGTTCACCGTGCCGACCCTGCAGGCCAAGCTCCTGGAGAAGGTCCTGTCCTCGATGACCTCCCCCACCCGCACCAAGAACCGCACAAAAACCCACACCAAAGCCAGCACGGGCAATACCGGCGCCACGGCTGGCGCGACCGGTGCGGCCACTGCGCCCGGCGCCACGTCTGGCGCCCCTGGTGCGGCTAGTGCGGCTGGTGCGGTGGCTGGGGTGGGGTCCGGTGAGGTGGCTCGGGACTGGGCCACGGCCAAGGGGCAGGCGCTGGCGGACCTGATCGATCACCTGCCCACTGGCGGGCTGGGTTCCAAGACCGCGTACACCGTGATCGTCTCGACCGACCTGGAGACCCTGCGGGGTCAGACCGACCGGGCCGGGCTGACCGACACCGGGCAGAAGCTCTCGGCCGGGCAGGTCCGCCGGATCGCTGCCGGGGCCGGGATCATCCCGACCGTGATGGGTGGACAGTCCCTGCCGTTGGACCTGGGAACCCAACGCCGGTTCTTCACCGAGTCCCAACGCATGGCCCTGGCCCACCTGTACGACGAGTGCGCCGTCGCGGACTGCGACCGACCCTTCTCCTGGTGCCAGATGCACCACGTCAACCCCTGGAAAGCACCCCGCGGAGCACCCCCCGGATGGGCACAACCCACCACCCCACCCACCACACCCGACCAGCACGACCCCACCGACCAGCACGACCCCACCGACCGGCGTGACACATCACCCGACGCCCGTGGACGGACCGACCTGTCCAACGCCGCACCGGTCTGCGGAAGCCACAACCGCCTCATCGAACAACCCACCACCGGCCACACCACCACCCGCGAACCCAACGGCCGCATCACCATCCACATCCACCCCTGA
- a CDS encoding HAMP domain-containing sensor histidine kinase — protein MPADPRSRTLGLRGRIVLWLVAIVAVALTALITLTYGLARADNADRANQDVIQELREFQQFRQEGLDPSTGKPFTSTAGLLEVFLARQQPSASELLVGRTASGDIMQVSGPSVEDPAGLLSEDQLWADLEGAQSGIVDTRLGEARYARSSVQVGETSGTLTVLSFPGQNDAVLTSVLKRAAPVAALALVLAGLAGWFVSGRILSPLRSFQNAAQEITERDLTRRLPVSGDDELAEGTTELDGQRLTQALLQLARNAAQHTQDGDRIHLASRWVTSGAGQWSLAFTVADHGPGVPPGHEKKIFERFHRAGGGDPHHPGAGLGLPIVRAIAEGHGGSVSVAPTPGGGATFTLLVPVENHTPAPADDALDEQADPGEDD, from the coding sequence ATGCCCGCTGACCCCCGCTCCCGCACGCTGGGGTTGCGCGGCCGCATCGTCCTGTGGCTCGTCGCGATCGTCGCGGTCGCGCTGACCGCCCTGATCACCCTCACCTACGGGCTCGCGCGCGCCGACAACGCCGACCGGGCCAACCAGGACGTCATCCAGGAGCTGCGCGAGTTCCAGCAGTTCCGCCAGGAAGGGCTGGACCCCTCGACGGGCAAGCCCTTCACCAGCACGGCCGGGCTCCTCGAGGTCTTCCTGGCCCGTCAGCAGCCCAGCGCCAGCGAGCTGCTGGTGGGCCGCACCGCCTCCGGCGACATCATGCAGGTGTCCGGCCCCTCCGTGGAGGACCCCGCCGGGCTCCTGTCGGAGGACCAGCTCTGGGCGGACCTCGAGGGTGCCCAGTCCGGCATCGTCGACACCCGCCTGGGCGAGGCGCGCTACGCCCGCAGCTCGGTGCAGGTGGGCGAGACCTCCGGCACCCTGACCGTCCTGTCCTTCCCCGGCCAGAACGATGCGGTGCTGACCTCAGTGCTGAAGCGCGCGGCCCCGGTGGCCGCCCTCGCACTGGTCCTGGCCGGCCTGGCCGGGTGGTTCGTCTCCGGCCGGATCCTCTCCCCGCTGCGGAGCTTCCAGAACGCCGCCCAGGAGATCACCGAGCGCGACCTCACGCGACGGCTGCCCGTCAGCGGTGACGACGAGCTGGCCGAGGGGACCACGGAGCTCGATGGGCAGCGTCTGACGCAGGCGCTGCTGCAGCTGGCCCGCAACGCCGCGCAGCACACCCAGGACGGTGACCGCATCCACCTCGCCTCCCGCTGGGTGACCAGTGGCGCCGGGCAGTGGTCGCTGGCGTTCACCGTGGCCGACCACGGCCCCGGCGTGCCCCCGGGCCACGAGAAGAAGATCTTCGAGCGCTTCCACCGCGCCGGCGGGGGCGACCCCCACCACCCCGGCGCCGGGCTGGGCCTGCCCATCGTGCGCGCCATCGCCGAGGGTCACGGCGGCTCGGTCTCGGTGGCCCCCACCCCCGGCGGCGGCGCCACCTTCACCCTGCTGGTCCCGGTGGAGAACCACACCCCCGCGCCCGCCGACGACGCACTCGACGAGCAGGCCGACCCCGGAGAGGACGACTGA
- the menD gene encoding 2-succinyl-5-enolpyruvyl-6-hydroxy-3-cyclohexene-1-carboxylic-acid synthase, giving the protein MGPVNPSTLAARVIIDELVRCGVREAVLCPGSRSAPLAYALAAADADPDVPLRVHVRTDERTAAFLALGMAAASGRMVPVVTTSGTAVANLHPAMLEAHHQRVPLLALTADRPPELRGTGANQTTHQPGLFPTVRLAVDLGTPAAGMEAPQGVLGEAMTGQAAVEARSWRTAVDRCWAAAMGALGGDAGPVHLNLPLRDPLVATGGPGLGLDGAAAPVDAEGTVPGVADAVAGRAGGAPWTAVPGRVVDGSPGAHLADRTPEADRDGRTLESDREGRTLEADLPEGPERTVVLVGDLGSPSVARAVQAGARRRGWPVVAEPFSRFGGDSAVPGGVHLLGDEEFLADHTPERVLVVGRLTLHRVAGRFLARPGVRVEVVSASTAWPDPGHRAEVVHPLVLRPAAGETAGGELAGGSECAWWQAWHDAGRQRSSSPTAPSALAPEEETRAPGAAPGGEVSLAPGVTVAGEGPTTSRAVAAGEQPLTTATAAAVVASNVRGLLFLGSSRAPRSLDLALDGPGRGVTGILGNRGLAGIDGCLSTAAGWALTHGPTTALVGDLTFLHDANALAIGPGEPRPDLTVVVLNDDGGAIFGDLEYGRPEHLEAHGAHTFRRVFTTPTGTDIGHLARAHGVEHTRVVTAQALQDALASEPSGLRVVEVGLTP; this is encoded by the coding sequence ATGGGCCCCGTGAACCCCTCGACCCTGGCTGCCCGCGTCATCATCGACGAACTCGTCCGGTGCGGCGTGCGCGAGGCAGTTCTGTGCCCCGGGTCCCGGTCGGCCCCACTCGCCTACGCCCTCGCAGCTGCGGACGCCGACCCCGACGTTCCGCTGCGCGTCCACGTCCGTACCGACGAGCGCACGGCCGCCTTCCTGGCCCTCGGCATGGCAGCTGCATCGGGGCGGATGGTCCCCGTGGTCACCACCTCAGGCACTGCGGTGGCGAACCTGCACCCCGCCATGCTGGAGGCCCACCACCAGCGGGTCCCGCTCCTCGCACTGACGGCCGACCGTCCCCCGGAGTTGCGCGGGACGGGGGCGAACCAGACCACGCATCAGCCGGGGCTCTTCCCCACCGTGCGCCTTGCGGTCGACCTCGGCACGCCCGCCGCGGGTATGGAGGCCCCGCAGGGAGTCCTGGGAGAGGCAATGACGGGCCAGGCCGCCGTCGAGGCGCGGTCCTGGCGCACCGCCGTCGACCGCTGCTGGGCCGCCGCCATGGGAGCACTCGGGGGCGATGCGGGTCCGGTGCACCTCAACCTGCCGCTCCGGGACCCCCTCGTGGCCACGGGCGGGCCGGGTCTTGGACTCGATGGGGCAGCCGCTCCAGTTGATGCGGAGGGGACGGTCCCCGGCGTGGCTGATGCGGTGGCCGGCCGAGCCGGCGGGGCACCCTGGACCGCTGTTCCCGGTCGCGTGGTCGACGGATCTCCGGGGGCACACCTCGCCGACCGAACCCCGGAGGCGGATCGGGATGGTCGAACCCTCGAGTCGGATCGGGAAGGCCGCACCCTTGAGGCGGACCTGCCAGAGGGTCCGGAGCGGACCGTGGTGCTGGTCGGGGACCTGGGCTCTCCGTCCGTGGCCCGGGCCGTCCAGGCGGGGGCGCGACGGCGAGGGTGGCCGGTCGTCGCTGAGCCCTTCAGCCGGTTCGGTGGGGACTCGGCCGTGCCAGGTGGGGTCCACCTGCTGGGTGACGAGGAGTTCCTGGCGGACCACACCCCGGAGCGCGTGCTCGTCGTGGGCCGCCTGACCCTGCACCGGGTGGCCGGTCGGTTCCTGGCGCGTCCCGGCGTGCGCGTCGAGGTGGTCAGTGCGTCCACCGCGTGGCCGGACCCGGGTCATCGCGCGGAGGTCGTGCACCCTCTGGTGCTGCGTCCTGCTGCGGGCGAGACAGCGGGTGGCGAACTGGCCGGGGGCAGCGAGTGCGCATGGTGGCAGGCATGGCACGACGCCGGCCGGCAGCGGTCCTCGTCGCCCACGGCCCCCAGTGCACTGGCCCCAGAGGAGGAGACCAGGGCCCCCGGCGCGGCACCTGGCGGGGAGGTGTCACTGGCCCCCGGCGTGACGGTTGCCGGGGAGGGGCCGACGACCTCCCGTGCGGTCGCTGCCGGGGAGCAGCCCCTCACCACGGCGACGGCTGCAGCCGTCGTGGCCAGCAACGTCCGGGGCCTGCTCTTCCTGGGCAGTTCGCGGGCACCCCGGTCGCTGGACCTGGCCCTCGACGGGCCCGGCCGCGGGGTCACGGGCATCCTTGGGAACCGCGGACTGGCAGGGATCGACGGCTGCCTGTCGACGGCCGCAGGGTGGGCCCTCACTCACGGCCCGACGACGGCGCTGGTGGGCGACCTGACCTTTCTCCACGACGCCAACGCCCTGGCGATCGGCCCCGGGGAGCCACGGCCCGACCTCACCGTCGTGGTGCTCAACGACGACGGAGGCGCCATCTTCGGGGACCTGGAGTACGGCCGCCCGGAGCACCTGGAGGCCCACGGCGCACACACCTTCCGGCGGGTGTTCACCACGCCTACGGGTACCGACATCGGACACCTGGCACGGGCCCACGGGGTGGAGCACACCCGGGTGGTGACGGCGCAGGCCCTGCAGGACGCGCTGGCGTCCGAGCCGTCCGGTCTACGCGTGGTCGAGGTGGGCCTCACGCCCTGA
- the rpmF gene encoding 50S ribosomal protein L32, with translation MAVPKRKMSRSNTRHRRSQWKAQVPTLQTHTIDGQEVTVPRRLVNAVKRGLIKL, from the coding sequence ATGGCAGTTCCGAAGCGCAAGATGTCCCGTTCCAACACCCGCCACCGTCGCTCGCAGTGGAAGGCCCAGGTGCCGACCCTGCAGACGCACACCATTGACGGCCAGGAGGTCACTGTGCCTCGCCGTCTGGTGAACGCCGTGAAGCGCGGTCTGATCAAGCTCTGA
- a CDS encoding response regulator transcription factor — protein MPHILIIEDNDRIASFIDKGLRAAGYQTEVVGDGRTGLTLAMHGGFDLVVLDLGLPGMDGTDLLENLRGQGVSVPVVVLTARDTVEDTVSALEGGANDYMTKPFQFAELLARVRVRLADTTEVPTAKDGMVVEAGGLALDHRTREVRGDGVQTSLTSREFGLLATFMRHPGQVLSRQQLLAEVWGVDHDPHSNVVDVCVRQLRTKVGSDHIETVRGVGYRFR, from the coding sequence GTGCCCCACATCCTGATCATCGAGGACAACGACCGGATTGCCTCCTTCATCGACAAGGGGCTGCGTGCCGCCGGATACCAGACCGAGGTGGTCGGCGACGGCCGCACCGGACTGACGCTGGCCATGCACGGCGGCTTCGACCTCGTGGTGCTCGATCTGGGCCTGCCCGGCATGGACGGCACCGACCTGCTGGAGAACCTGCGCGGGCAGGGCGTCTCGGTGCCCGTCGTGGTCCTCACCGCCCGGGACACGGTGGAGGACACCGTCTCCGCGCTGGAGGGCGGCGCGAACGACTACATGACCAAGCCCTTCCAGTTCGCCGAGCTGCTGGCCCGCGTGCGGGTCCGTCTGGCCGACACCACCGAGGTGCCCACGGCGAAGGACGGCATGGTCGTGGAGGCCGGCGGCCTGGCCCTGGACCACCGCACCCGCGAGGTCCGCGGCGACGGCGTGCAGACCTCCCTGACCTCCCGCGAGTTCGGCCTGTTGGCCACCTTCATGCGCCACCCGGGCCAGGTGCTGAGCCGCCAGCAGCTGCTGGCGGAGGTGTGGGGCGTGGACCACGACCCCCACTCCAACGTGGTCGACGTCTGCGTGCGCCAGCTGCGCACCAAGGTGGGCAGCGACCACATCGAGACGGTCCGCGGCGTCGGCTACCGCTTCCGCTGA
- a CDS encoding ISL3 family transposase → MLHPTFATPDLTTFCRLDELGLVAVGQLIEPDRATIECRVVEDDPRCRKCGVEGVPRDTVTRPLAHEPFGHRPTTLLVRVRRYRCGHCRRTWRQDMTRAAAPRAKISRGGLEWALRGIVIDHLTVTRVAAGLGVSWSAANAAVLAEGKRRLIDDPARFDGVTTIGVDEHVWRHTRLGDKYVTVIIDLTPARNKTGPARLLDMVEGRSKAVFKQWLAARPADWAKRIEVVAMDGFAGFKTAAAEELPDAVPVMDPFHVVRLAGDALDVCRRRVQQDTTGHRGLKGDPLYKARRTLHTGASLLTDRQRARLDAVFASEEHVEVEATWGIYQRIVAAYREPDKKKAKAMMQEVIAAISSGVPAALVEVRKLGRTMKQRAGDILAFFDRPGTSNGPTEAINGRLEHLRGSALGFRNLTHYIARSLLEAGGFRPALHPRS, encoded by the coding sequence GTGCTCCACCCTACTTTCGCGACCCCTGACCTGACCACGTTCTGCCGCCTCGACGAGCTCGGCCTCGTCGCCGTCGGCCAGCTGATCGAGCCGGATCGGGCCACGATCGAATGCCGCGTCGTCGAGGACGACCCGCGGTGTCGGAAGTGCGGTGTCGAGGGCGTGCCACGGGACACGGTGACGCGCCCGCTGGCGCATGAACCGTTCGGGCACCGGCCGACGACCCTGCTGGTGCGGGTGCGCCGGTACCGGTGCGGACACTGCCGGCGCACGTGGCGGCAGGACATGACGCGGGCAGCGGCGCCGCGTGCGAAGATCTCCCGCGGCGGCCTGGAGTGGGCGCTGCGGGGCATCGTCATCGACCACCTCACCGTCACCCGCGTCGCCGCAGGTCTCGGGGTGTCCTGGAGTGCCGCGAACGCCGCCGTCCTCGCGGAAGGCAAGCGGCGCCTGATCGACGACCCCGCCCGGTTCGACGGGGTCACCACGATCGGTGTCGACGAGCACGTCTGGCGACACACGAGGCTGGGCGACAAGTACGTCACCGTGATCATCGACCTCACGCCCGCGAGGAACAAGACCGGGCCGGCGAGGCTGCTGGACATGGTCGAGGGCCGCTCCAAGGCGGTGTTCAAGCAGTGGCTCGCCGCCCGCCCCGCGGACTGGGCGAAGCGGATCGAGGTGGTCGCGATGGACGGCTTCGCCGGGTTCAAGACCGCTGCCGCCGAGGAACTCCCCGACGCCGTCCCCGTCATGGACCCGTTCCACGTGGTCCGCCTCGCCGGCGACGCGCTGGATGTCTGCCGGCGTCGGGTCCAGCAAGACACCACCGGTCACCGCGGGCTCAAGGGCGACCCGCTCTACAAAGCCCGCCGCACCCTGCACACCGGGGCGAGCCTGCTCACCGACCGGCAGCGGGCACGCCTGGACGCAGTGTTCGCGAGCGAGGAGCACGTCGAGGTCGAGGCGACCTGGGGCATCTACCAGCGCATCGTCGCGGCCTACCGGGAGCCCGACAAGAAGAAAGCGAAGGCGATGATGCAGGAGGTGATCGCTGCGATCAGCAGCGGCGTTCCCGCGGCGCTCGTCGAGGTCCGCAAGCTCGGCCGGACCATGAAGCAGCGGGCGGGCGACATCCTCGCGTTCTTCGACCGCCCCGGCACCAGCAACGGCCCGACCGAGGCCATCAACGGGCGACTCGAACACCTCCGCGGCTCCGCCCTCGGCTTCCGCAACCTCACCCACTACATCGCTCGGTCGCTGCTCGAAGCCGGAGGGTTCAGACCCGCGCTACACCCTCGTTCGTGA